A window from Micromonospora profundi encodes these proteins:
- a CDS encoding ATP-binding cassette domain-containing protein: MTLDVPAGTTTALVGPPAVGTAVARVLVGLAAPVTGRIMVGVRDVTALPPPRRQIGYVPAGGALLPQLTVRRNIEYGQRKRERVHEVADDWTSTVVDRLELAPTLGLLPHLLSDAQRFRVALARAAVCLPEVLVVDLPTEPAGGSRLGDLLPRLSPPDAPGVAVLVCTADPAALAEIPRRHELVTEAEGAPR, translated from the coding sequence GTGACCCTCGACGTCCCCGCCGGCACGACGACGGCGCTTGTGGGGCCACCTGCGGTCGGCACCGCGGTGGCCCGGGTGCTTGTCGGGCTCGCCGCACCGGTCACCGGGCGGATCATGGTCGGCGTCCGGGACGTGACGGCGCTGCCGCCGCCGCGTCGGCAGATCGGCTACGTGCCGGCCGGCGGCGCGCTGCTGCCGCAGCTCACCGTCCGCCGCAACATCGAGTACGGCCAGCGCAAACGCGAGCGGGTGCACGAGGTGGCCGACGACTGGACGTCCACTGTGGTCGACCGGCTGGAGCTTGCCCCGACGCTCGGACTGCTACCGCACCTGCTCTCCGACGCCCAACGGTTCCGGGTGGCGCTGGCCCGCGCGGCGGTGTGCCTGCCCGAGGTCCTCGTGGTCGACCTGCCCACCGAGCCGGCCGGCGGCAGCCGCCTCGGCGACCTGCTGCCACGACTGTCCCCGCCGGACGCGCCCGGAGTGGCGGTGCTGGTGTGCACGGCCGACCCGGCCGCCCTTGCCGAGATCCCCCGGCGGCACGAGCTGGTCACCGAGGCCGAAGGGGCGCCCCGGTGA
- a CDS encoding helix-turn-helix transcriptional regulator gives MRASRLLSLLLLLQAHGRLTAAQLAERLAVSPRTIYRDVESLHAAGIPLYGEAGHAGGYQLVDGWRTRLTGLTAEEADRLFLAGLPGPADELGYGDVVAALQLKLHAALPPPLRDRATQLQQRFHLDTPGWYADGDASPELARTAEAVWRQHRIEVRYRGWRGEVTRVLEPYGLVLKGGRWYVVATQPGRAAPATYRVNQILALTPLAQEFERPADFDLPAWWRAHVVGFRARLHRDEATVRLSPAGRERLREVGSDPVVAAVDASAGPPDARGWVTAVLPIESLTHAHGDLLRLGADVEVLTPVALRERLAATAAGLAALYAPTGQPAR, from the coding sequence GTGCGGGCCAGTCGACTTCTCTCCCTCCTCCTGCTGCTCCAAGCGCACGGACGGCTGACGGCCGCGCAGCTCGCCGAGCGGCTGGCCGTGTCCCCCCGCACCATCTACCGGGACGTGGAGTCGCTGCACGCCGCAGGCATCCCGCTGTACGGGGAGGCCGGGCACGCCGGCGGCTACCAACTGGTCGACGGCTGGCGCACCCGGCTCACCGGCCTGACCGCCGAGGAAGCCGACCGGCTCTTCCTGGCCGGGCTGCCCGGCCCGGCCGACGAGCTGGGCTACGGCGACGTGGTGGCAGCGCTGCAACTCAAGCTGCACGCCGCGCTGCCACCGCCACTGCGCGACCGGGCCACCCAGCTCCAGCAGCGCTTCCACCTGGACACCCCCGGCTGGTACGCCGACGGCGACGCGTCCCCGGAACTGGCCCGCACCGCCGAGGCGGTCTGGCGTCAGCACCGCATCGAGGTGCGCTACCGCGGCTGGCGCGGTGAGGTGACCCGCGTGCTGGAGCCGTACGGCCTGGTGCTCAAGGGCGGCCGGTGGTACGTGGTGGCCACCCAACCCGGCCGGGCCGCACCGGCGACCTACCGGGTCAACCAGATCCTCGCCCTGACCCCGTTGGCGCAGGAGTTCGAGCGACCGGCCGACTTCGACCTGCCGGCCTGGTGGCGGGCGCACGTCGTGGGGTTCCGGGCCCGCCTGCACCGCGACGAGGCCACCGTCAGGCTCTCCCCCGCCGGCCGCGAGCGGCTACGGGAGGTCGGCAGCGATCCGGTGGTGGCCGCCGTGGACGCCAGCGCCGGGCCACCCGACGCGCGGGGTTGGGTGACCGCTGTGCTGCCCATCGAGTCGCTCACCCATGCCCACGGTGACCTGCTGCGCCTCGGCGCCGACGTGGAGGTGCTGACCCCCGTCGCTCTCCGCGAGCGCCTGGCCGCCACGGCGGCCGGGCTGGCGGCCCTCTACGCCCCCACCGGACAGCCGGCGCGATAG
- a CDS encoding low temperature requirement protein A codes for MTGPRAVRPFYRAMRPRSRDEPHRAATPLELLFDLCFVVAVAQAATNLHHDVSDGHLRHAVTSYAMVFFAIWWSWMNFTWFASAYDTDDDVYRITTLVQISGALILAAGVPRAFTDGDFTIITYGYVVMRLAAVVQWSRAAAGDPAHRAAARRYAIGVTVVQLGWLLRLALPDGWGMATFVVLGLADLLVPAVAERPGMTPWHPGHIGERYGLLTLIVLGEAVLAISVAIQTGVDAGNHGLWSLAAAGAVIVFTLWWLYFDRPTEAPDRLPYSLVWGYGHYLIFAAIAAVGAGLPVVVDERHLAHVSGTTAGYAVAIPIAVFLLTVWVLHVRRQQHGAVVVAYPVVAGLALLAPLGPARVQVLALLLVALVALTVVLRRRDDGAAPARTRPDVTTPHAKPAGADPT; via the coding sequence GTGACCGGACCTCGTGCGGTACGACCGTTCTACCGGGCGATGCGGCCCCGCAGCCGCGACGAGCCGCATCGTGCGGCCACACCGCTGGAACTCCTCTTCGACCTCTGTTTCGTGGTGGCCGTGGCGCAGGCCGCGACCAACCTGCACCACGACGTCTCCGACGGTCACCTCCGCCATGCGGTGACCAGCTACGCGATGGTGTTCTTCGCGATCTGGTGGTCGTGGATGAACTTCACCTGGTTCGCCTCGGCCTACGACACCGACGACGACGTTTACCGGATCACCACCCTGGTGCAGATCTCCGGGGCGTTGATCCTCGCGGCCGGGGTGCCGCGGGCGTTCACCGACGGCGATTTCACGATCATCACCTACGGGTACGTGGTGATGCGGCTGGCGGCCGTCGTGCAGTGGAGCCGGGCCGCCGCCGGCGATCCCGCCCACCGCGCGGCGGCCCGCCGGTACGCCATCGGGGTGACAGTGGTGCAGCTCGGCTGGCTGCTGCGGCTGGCCCTGCCCGACGGGTGGGGCATGGCGACGTTCGTGGTGCTGGGCCTTGCCGACCTGCTGGTGCCCGCGGTGGCCGAGCGCCCCGGGATGACCCCGTGGCACCCCGGGCACATCGGCGAGCGGTACGGGCTGCTCACCCTGATCGTGCTCGGCGAGGCGGTCCTGGCGATCTCGGTGGCGATCCAGACCGGCGTCGACGCGGGCAACCACGGGCTCTGGTCACTCGCGGCGGCCGGCGCGGTAATCGTCTTCACGCTCTGGTGGCTCTACTTCGACAGGCCGACAGAGGCGCCGGACCGGCTGCCGTACTCGCTGGTCTGGGGTTACGGCCACTACCTGATCTTCGCGGCGATCGCGGCGGTCGGCGCCGGCCTGCCGGTGGTGGTCGACGAGCGGCACCTCGCCCACGTTTCCGGAACCACCGCCGGCTACGCGGTGGCCATCCCGATCGCCGTGTTCCTGCTGACCGTGTGGGTGCTGCACGTCCGCCGGCAGCAGCATGGCGCGGTGGTCGTGGCGTACCCGGTCGTCGCCGGGCTGGCGCTGCTCGCGCCGCTGGGGCCGGCCCGCGTGCAGGTGCTCGCGCTGCTGCTTGTCGCCCTGGTGGCGCTCACAGTGGTGCTGCGCCGACGCGACGACGGTGCCGCGCCGGCGCGGACCCGGCCTGACGTCACGACGCCGCACGCGAAGCCGGCCGGCGCGGACCCGACCTGA
- a CDS encoding cryptochrome/photolyase family protein: protein MLRRRWLLADQLGPHFLDDLDQPVLLVEVRELFRRRPMHRQKAHLILSALRHRAAELGDRALLLRTDTFREALAQVAEPVEVCHPHSWAALRFARSVPGLTVLPARGFITSQDDFAVWADRTRRGPLRMADHYRHVRRRHIVLTGPAGGAGPARRPRAEGHAVPATPPPPPPIVEDDIDAQVRRDLDRWAADGVRFVGRDGPRQHPATHAEAQARLEHFLTHRLPEYGRWADVMSAEDPLFAHSALSSSFNLGLLHPEPAVRAAEQAWRDGTAPRTAVEPFIRGLLGWREFLWQLYWYFEPRFRGSNWLAATEPIPDWFAELDADAVEARCLADVLAAVRDRAWTHQTPRLLVLGNYALQRGWRPTEVADWFRRCFVDGTDWVMNTTVIGMSQYADLARVDTRPYAVDGTDIDEISDYCGGCRYVPERALGDLACPYTGGFESFLHRNRERLVADPRLAAELARRDEPEHREAVVAQEEKRGGTAP from the coding sequence ATGCTTCGCCGCCGATGGCTGTTGGCCGACCAACTCGGGCCACATTTCCTCGACGACCTCGACCAGCCGGTGCTGCTGGTCGAGGTCCGGGAGTTGTTCCGCCGTCGGCCGATGCACCGGCAGAAGGCACATCTCATCCTCTCGGCGCTGCGGCACCGCGCCGCCGAACTGGGCGACCGGGCGCTGCTGCTGCGGACGGACACGTTCCGGGAGGCCCTGGCGCAGGTCGCCGAACCGGTCGAGGTGTGCCATCCGCACTCCTGGGCGGCCCTGCGCTTCGCCCGCTCGGTGCCCGGGTTGACGGTGCTGCCGGCGCGGGGCTTCATCACCAGCCAGGACGACTTCGCCGTCTGGGCGGACCGCACCCGGCGCGGCCCTCTCCGGATGGCCGACCACTACCGCCACGTCCGCCGCCGGCACATCGTGCTGACCGGGCCGGCCGGCGGGGCCGGGCCGGCACGCCGCCCGCGCGCGGAGGGCCACGCCGTGCCGGCGACACCCCCGCCACCGCCGCCGATCGTCGAGGACGACATCGACGCGCAGGTCCGCCGCGACCTGGACCGGTGGGCGGCCGACGGCGTGCGGTTCGTCGGGAGGGACGGCCCTCGTCAGCACCCCGCCACCCACGCCGAGGCGCAGGCACGGCTGGAGCACTTCCTGACCCACCGGCTACCCGAGTACGGCCGCTGGGCCGACGTGATGAGCGCCGAGGACCCGCTGTTCGCGCACTCCGCGCTCTCGTCCTCGTTCAACCTCGGGCTGCTGCACCCGGAGCCGGCCGTACGCGCCGCCGAGCAGGCGTGGCGGGACGGCACCGCCCCGCGCACCGCTGTCGAGCCGTTCATCCGGGGGCTGCTCGGCTGGCGGGAGTTCCTGTGGCAGTTGTACTGGTACTTCGAGCCCCGGTTTCGGGGCTCGAACTGGCTGGCGGCCACCGAGCCGATCCCGGACTGGTTCGCCGAGCTGGACGCCGACGCTGTGGAGGCGCGCTGCCTCGCGGACGTGCTCGCCGCCGTCCGGGACCGTGCGTGGACGCATCAGACGCCCCGGCTGCTGGTGCTTGGCAACTACGCGTTACAGCGCGGCTGGCGTCCGACCGAGGTGGCGGACTGGTTCCGGCGGTGCTTCGTCGACGGCACCGACTGGGTGATGAACACGACGGTGATCGGCATGAGTCAGTACGCCGACCTGGCCAGGGTGGACACCCGCCCGTACGCGGTGGACGGCACCGACATCGACGAGATCAGCGACTACTGCGGCGGCTGCCGGTACGTGCCGGAGCGGGCGCTGGGCGACCTGGCCTGCCCGTACACCGGGGGTTTCGAGAGTTTCCTGCACCGCAACCGGGAGCGGCTGGTGGCCGACCCCCGGCTCGCCGCGGAGCTGGCGCGCCGCGACGAGCCGGAGCACCGCGAGGCGGTGGTGGCGCAGGAGGAGAAGCGAGGCGGCACCGCCCCGTGA